The Pseudomonas sp. TH06 genome has a window encoding:
- a CDS encoding pyridoxal-phosphate dependent enzyme, translated as MSKESRPAVLGLIGNTPLVQVTRFDTGLCTLFLKLESQNPGGSIKDRIGLAMIDAAERDGRLKPGGTIVEATAGNTGLGLALVGRAKGYRVVLVVPDKMSTEKVLHLKAMGAEVHITRSDVGKGHPEYYQDVAARLAKDIPGAFFADQFNNPANPLAHECSTAPEIWAQTEHDLDAIVVGVGSAGTLTGLSRFFKRVQPDLEMVLADPVGSVMAQYSRDGSLPTPGSWAVEGIGEDFIPSITDLSSVRHAYSISDEESFDHARQLLKAEGILGGSSTGTLLAAALRYCREQTEPKRVVSFVCDTGTRYLSKVYNDQWMTDQGLLQRKGYGDLRDLIARRFEDGRVISVGPDDTLLTAFQRMRLADVSQLPVLVEGKTLVGVIDESDILLAVHEDAARFSQSVSSVMTDKLQTLAPGASLAELEAVLSRGLVAIIADAAAFHGLITRTDMLNQLRRSLA; from the coding sequence ATGTCAAAGGAATCACGCCCTGCCGTACTTGGGCTGATCGGCAATACGCCGCTGGTACAAGTGACCCGCTTCGATACCGGCCTGTGTACTCTGTTTCTCAAGCTTGAATCGCAAAACCCCGGCGGTTCCATCAAGGACCGTATCGGTCTGGCGATGATCGATGCGGCTGAACGCGACGGTCGCCTCAAACCCGGCGGCACCATCGTCGAAGCCACGGCCGGTAATACCGGTCTGGGCCTGGCATTGGTCGGCCGCGCCAAAGGCTATCGCGTGGTACTGGTGGTACCGGACAAAATGTCCACGGAAAAAGTCCTGCACTTGAAAGCCATGGGCGCCGAGGTGCACATCACCCGCTCCGATGTCGGCAAGGGCCATCCCGAGTATTACCAGGACGTCGCCGCGCGCTTGGCGAAAGACATTCCCGGCGCCTTCTTCGCCGACCAGTTCAACAACCCGGCCAACCCGTTGGCCCATGAATGCAGCACCGCCCCGGAAATCTGGGCGCAGACCGAGCATGACCTCGACGCCATCGTCGTCGGCGTCGGTTCGGCCGGTACGCTGACCGGCCTGAGTCGCTTCTTCAAGCGTGTGCAGCCGGATCTGGAAATGGTTCTGGCCGACCCCGTCGGTTCGGTCATGGCTCAATACAGCCGCGACGGCTCACTGCCGACACCCGGTTCATGGGCCGTGGAAGGCATCGGTGAGGATTTCATTCCATCGATCACCGACCTCTCCAGCGTGCGCCACGCCTATTCGATCAGCGATGAGGAAAGCTTCGATCACGCCCGCCAGTTGCTCAAGGCCGAAGGCATTCTCGGCGGCTCGTCCACCGGCACCCTGCTCGCCGCTGCGCTGCGTTACTGCCGCGAACAGACCGAACCGAAACGCGTCGTCAGCTTTGTCTGCGACACCGGCACTCGCTACTTGTCGAAGGTCTACAACGACCAGTGGATGACCGATCAGGGCCTGTTGCAACGCAAGGGTTATGGCGACTTGCGCGACCTGATCGCCCGCCGTTTCGAGGACGGTCGCGTCATCAGCGTCGGCCCCGACGACACCCTGCTGACCGCGTTCCAGCGCATGCGTCTGGCCGATGTCTCGCAACTGCCGGTGCTGGTCGAAGGCAAAACCCTGGTCGGCGTGATCGATGAATCGGACATTCTGCTGGCCGTACATGAGGACGCCGCACGCTTCAGCCAATCGGTTTCCAGTGTCATGACCGACAAATTACAGACGCTCGCGCCCGGCGCCAGCCTTGCCGAACTGGAAGCGGTACTCAGCCGTGGCCTCGTCGCCATCATCGCCGACGCGGCGGCTTTCCATGGCCTGATCACCCGCACCGACATGCTCAACCAATTACGGAGATCCCTCGCATGA
- a CDS encoding Ppx/GppA family phosphatase, giving the protein MKEDASLFAAIDLGSNAFRMMIGQSVRSRKGFMIQEVKTLREPVRLAEGFDGGALDEMALDRGWQALARFGKKLRGFEAGRVRAVATSAVREADNSKLFLASAERHLGFRIDVISGHEEARLVYAGVAHALPSAEDMRLVVDIGGGSTELILGQGSQPLLTESIAIGSGTLGARYFPDGRISPGALQEAERVAILQFEKVARRYRAQGWQQTIGSSGTARMLAKVLKANRLNDFAQDGITYAGLLRLSLLLLKVSNVQQLKLAGLQPHRQSILPGGLVLMLAAFKVFGISQMVPSEPGLRLGVLHGLMSNH; this is encoded by the coding sequence ATGAAAGAAGACGCCTCGCTGTTCGCCGCCATCGACCTGGGCTCCAATGCGTTCCGGATGATGATCGGCCAGTCGGTACGCAGTCGAAAGGGCTTCATGATTCAGGAAGTCAAAACCTTGCGCGAGCCGGTTCGTCTGGCCGAGGGCTTTGACGGTGGCGCGCTGGACGAGATGGCGCTGGATCGCGGCTGGCAGGCACTGGCGCGGTTCGGCAAGAAACTGCGCGGCTTCGAGGCCGGCCGGGTGCGGGCGGTGGCCACCAGCGCGGTGCGTGAGGCGGATAACTCGAAATTGTTTCTGGCCAGTGCCGAGCGGCATCTGGGCTTTCGCATCGACGTCATTTCCGGCCATGAAGAAGCACGCCTGGTGTATGCCGGTGTCGCTCATGCCCTGCCGAGTGCCGAAGACATGCGCCTGGTGGTCGACATCGGCGGCGGCTCCACCGAACTGATCCTCGGCCAGGGTTCACAACCGTTGCTCACCGAAAGCATTGCCATCGGCAGCGGTACACTCGGTGCGCGTTACTTCCCGGACGGACGCATCTCCCCCGGCGCCCTGCAAGAAGCCGAGCGCGTGGCCATCCTGCAATTCGAGAAAGTCGCCCGACGTTATCGCGCACAGGGCTGGCAGCAGACCATTGGCTCTTCCGGCACCGCGCGCATGCTCGCCAAAGTGCTCAAGGCCAATCGGCTCAACGACTTCGCTCAGGACGGTATTACCTACGCTGGCCTGTTGCGTCTTTCGTTGCTGTTGCTGAAGGTCAGCAACGTCCAGCAGTTGAAGCTCGCCGGCCTGCAACCGCATCGCCAGAGCATCCTGCCCGGCGGACTGGTGTTGATGCTGGCGGCATTCAAAGTGTTCGGCATCTCGCAGATGGTGCCCTCCGAGCCGGGATTGCGCCTCGGCGTTCTGCATGGGCTGATGAGCAACCACTGA
- the phnX gene encoding phosphonoacetaldehyde hydrolase translates to MQYQQPTHLQAAILDWAGTVVDFGSFAPTQIFVEAFAEFGVAVSLEEARGPMGMGKWDHIRTLCNLPQIAERYRAAFDRLPTDLDVSAIYERFMPLQIEKIALHSALIPGALNAIDALREKGLKIGSCSGYPAVVMAKVVELARENGYVADHVVATDEVPNGRPYPAQSLANVIALGISDVAACVKVDDTWPGILEGRSAGMWTVALTCSGNALGLTYEQYQALPSDRLAEERARIGKMFAPSRPHYLIDTIAQLPEVIDDINARLARGETPQAS, encoded by the coding sequence ATGCAATATCAGCAACCGACTCACCTGCAAGCCGCCATCCTCGACTGGGCTGGCACCGTTGTCGATTTCGGCTCGTTTGCGCCAACGCAGATTTTTGTCGAAGCCTTTGCCGAGTTCGGCGTGGCCGTTTCGCTGGAGGAAGCGCGCGGGCCGATGGGCATGGGCAAATGGGATCACATCCGCACCCTGTGCAACCTGCCGCAGATTGCCGAACGTTACCGAGCCGCGTTCGACCGCTTGCCGACTGACTTGGACGTCAGCGCTATTTACGAGCGTTTCATGCCGCTGCAGATTGAGAAAATCGCCCTGCATTCCGCGTTGATCCCCGGTGCGCTCAATGCCATTGACGCATTGCGCGAGAAGGGTTTGAAGATCGGTTCGTGCTCCGGTTATCCGGCGGTGGTGATGGCCAAGGTTGTCGAGCTGGCGCGGGAAAACGGCTATGTCGCCGATCATGTTGTGGCCACCGACGAAGTGCCCAATGGTCGCCCTTATCCGGCGCAGTCGCTGGCCAACGTGATTGCCCTGGGCATCAGTGACGTCGCCGCGTGCGTCAAGGTCGACGACACCTGGCCCGGGATTCTCGAAGGTCGCAGCGCAGGCATGTGGACGGTGGCACTGACCTGCTCCGGTAACGCCTTGGGCCTGACCTACGAGCAATATCAGGCGTTGCCGTCGGATCGACTGGCCGAAGAGCGCGCACGGATCGGCAAGATGTTCGCCCCTTCGCGCCCGCACTACCTGATCGACACCATTGCCCAGTTGCCTGAAGTGATCGACGACATCAACGCCCGCCTCGCCCGCGGCGAAACCCCGCAAGCCAGCTGA
- a CDS encoding LysR substrate-binding domain-containing protein: MYQYHKWLRSFHAVAKTGSFTLAAEFLSVGQPTVSEQVNALEKTFSVELFHRRGRYIEMSAAGHKLFAITQGLFGQEDEAVQLLQSFKQRKNGMLRLGAVSPPIAMNLTYELMQRHPDIELETSFSSEKETLARLFNFDIDVAILALSEFDERFHTRLYHRYPIIAVVRDDHPWAAQSQVHINEISGEKWVLRETSARTRQLVEESCKRLDLALNCVMQLNSREAIVHAIVKGIGIGFVSAVEYAETPGTVPITFVDHPFFIEYHLCCLGIRRNRPLIAELFDSNPALT, from the coding sequence ATGTATCAGTACCACAAGTGGTTGCGTTCCTTTCATGCCGTGGCCAAGACCGGCAGTTTCACCCTCGCCGCCGAGTTTCTCAGCGTCGGTCAGCCGACGGTCAGCGAGCAGGTCAACGCGCTGGAGAAAACCTTCTCGGTCGAGCTGTTCCATCGCCGTGGTCGCTATATCGAGATGAGTGCCGCCGGGCACAAGCTGTTCGCAATCACTCAGGGCCTGTTCGGTCAGGAGGATGAAGCGGTGCAACTGCTGCAAAGTTTCAAGCAGCGCAAAAACGGCATGTTGCGCCTCGGCGCGGTGTCGCCGCCGATTGCGATGAACCTGACTTACGAGCTGATGCAACGGCACCCGGACATCGAACTGGAAACATCGTTTTCCTCAGAAAAGGAGACCCTGGCGCGGCTGTTCAATTTCGACATCGACGTGGCGATTCTGGCGCTGTCGGAATTCGACGAGCGCTTCCACACGCGGCTGTATCACCGCTACCCGATCATCGCGGTGGTGCGCGACGACCATCCATGGGCCGCTCAGTCGCAGGTCCACATCAACGAAATCAGTGGCGAAAAATGGGTACTGCGTGAAACCAGTGCGCGCACCCGGCAACTGGTGGAAGAAAGCTGCAAACGCCTCGACCTGGCACTCAACTGCGTCATGCAACTGAACAGCCGCGAGGCCATCGTGCACGCGATCGTCAAAGGCATCGGTATCGGATTTGTCTCGGCCGTCGAGTACGCCGAAACCCCGGGCACCGTGCCGATCACCTTTGTCGATCACCCGTTTTTCATCGAATACCACCTGTGCTGCCTCGGCATTCGCCGGAACCGACCGCTGATTGCCGAACTGTTTGATTCCAATCCAGCGCTGACCTGA
- a CDS encoding MFS transporter, which produces MNRAQTMPDLAVRSASFRVAQWRMLLAAMFCYLFFYTGRQTFGFAIPGIQAEFGLSKETLGWASAAMLWAYAIGQAINGNLADKFGGRRIMTLGAVLSCGANWVTSFAGGFTSLILPWGVNGYFQALGWAPGSRLISNWWAAGERGKVYGFYTFAAGCASILSYVTSIVVLEVLQLEWRWIFRLPVLLMLAGGIIFYLVARERPQDLGFEPLTDTGVANADDKHQEASHGQVESSAQRYKAVLKNPRLLIAALSLGFQNAARYGLIVWVPVHFLGANWKSGDSMVDPKWITVALPVGMAVGALSNGWVSDKLFGSKRYLAIMLYMLLGAATSLWMWSLPPHSAIGLVALFLCGFFVYGPASSFWALCPDLVGAKRAGTATGIMNFSSYLFAGLAEPMIGRLLDSTANTSLIFIVVTSACVCSAAVALFIRR; this is translated from the coding sequence ATGAATCGTGCCCAAACCATGCCTGATCTAGCCGTACGCTCTGCCTCGTTCCGGGTCGCCCAGTGGCGCATGCTGCTGGCGGCGATGTTCTGTTACCTGTTTTTCTACACCGGGCGACAGACTTTCGGTTTTGCCATTCCGGGAATTCAGGCCGAGTTCGGCCTGAGCAAGGAAACCCTCGGCTGGGCGTCTGCCGCGATGCTCTGGGCCTACGCCATTGGCCAGGCGATCAACGGCAACCTCGCCGACAAATTCGGTGGCCGGCGCATCATGACCCTCGGCGCGGTGTTGTCCTGCGGCGCCAACTGGGTGACCAGTTTTGCCGGCGGTTTCACCAGTCTGATTCTGCCGTGGGGCGTCAATGGCTACTTTCAGGCGTTGGGCTGGGCCCCGGGCAGTCGGTTGATTTCCAACTGGTGGGCGGCGGGTGAGCGCGGCAAGGTCTACGGTTTCTATACGTTTGCTGCCGGTTGCGCGTCGATTCTGTCGTACGTCACCTCCATCGTCGTGCTGGAAGTGCTGCAACTGGAATGGCGCTGGATCTTCCGTTTGCCGGTGCTGCTGATGCTCGCTGGCGGGATCATTTTCTATCTGGTGGCCCGCGAACGGCCGCAGGATCTGGGTTTCGAGCCATTGACCGACACCGGCGTGGCCAATGCTGATGACAAACATCAGGAAGCCAGCCATGGCCAGGTCGAGTCGTCGGCACAACGCTACAAAGCGGTGCTGAAGAATCCTCGCCTGCTGATCGCCGCGCTATCACTCGGCTTTCAGAACGCCGCCCGCTACGGTTTGATCGTCTGGGTGCCGGTGCATTTTCTCGGCGCCAACTGGAAAAGCGGCGACAGCATGGTCGATCCGAAGTGGATCACCGTTGCCCTCCCCGTCGGCATGGCCGTCGGCGCGCTGAGCAATGGCTGGGTATCGGACAAGCTGTTCGGTTCCAAGCGCTATCTGGCAATCATGCTCTACATGCTCCTCGGCGCTGCGACCAGTCTGTGGATGTGGAGCCTGCCGCCGCACAGTGCAATCGGCCTGGTGGCATTGTTCCTTTGCGGCTTCTTCGTCTACGGCCCGGCCTCGAGTTTCTGGGCGCTGTGCCCGGATCTGGTCGGCGCCAAACGTGCCGGCACCGCGACCGGGATCATGAACTTCTCGTCCTATCTGTTCGCCGGGCTGGCCGAGCCAATGATTGGCCGCTTGCTTGACTCCACGGCAAATACGTCTCTCATCTTCATAGTGGTCACCAGTGCCTGCGTGTGCAGTGCGGCGGTGGCATTGTTCATCCGACGCTGA
- the psrA gene encoding iron-containing alcohol dehydrogenase PsrA, protein MTARFQNPVDTRFGWGSLQELAAITEQQTVALVTFPEARGLGLVDRLQALLGDRLVYIFEEVQPNPDVAHLRSTYEQFWQHAGECDVVLAVGGGSAIDTAKALIVGTESGHFDELLALLASGKSFTPARCKQLIAAPTTAGTGSEVTPWATIWDSASQKKYSLHLDCTWPRVAIIDPQLMLTVPASVTVSTGLDALSHALEAIWNVNANPVSDTFAISAIEDILECLPPLQQDLSSQELRTRMALAALKAGLAFSNTKTALAHSISYEMTLRHGLPHGIACSFTLPLVLGLAWGHDATRDRTLQRVFGTDLAKAQQQLREFLHLLGVKTEFADYGVCAKDAEDIIHLAMQGARGKNFIGSQAA, encoded by the coding sequence ATGACTGCCCGCTTCCAGAACCCCGTCGATACCCGTTTCGGCTGGGGCAGCCTGCAAGAACTCGCCGCCATTACCGAGCAGCAGACCGTCGCCCTCGTCACCTTCCCCGAAGCCCGCGGGCTGGGCCTGGTGGATCGCCTGCAAGCCTTGCTCGGTGATCGCCTGGTCTACATCTTCGAAGAGGTTCAACCGAACCCTGACGTCGCCCATCTGCGCAGCACTTACGAGCAGTTCTGGCAGCACGCCGGCGAATGCGACGTGGTGCTTGCCGTCGGTGGTGGCAGCGCCATCGACACCGCCAAGGCGTTGATCGTCGGCACCGAGTCCGGGCACTTCGATGAGCTGCTGGCTCTGCTGGCGAGCGGAAAGTCGTTTACCCCGGCGCGCTGCAAGCAACTGATCGCCGCGCCAACCACCGCCGGCACCGGCAGTGAAGTCACGCCATGGGCGACCATTTGGGACAGCGCCAGCCAGAAGAAATACTCGCTGCACCTGGATTGCACCTGGCCGCGCGTGGCGATCATCGACCCGCAACTGATGCTCACCGTACCGGCCAGCGTCACCGTTTCCACCGGGCTCGATGCACTGTCGCACGCCCTGGAAGCGATCTGGAACGTCAACGCCAACCCGGTCTCCGACACCTTCGCGATCTCGGCGATCGAAGACATTCTCGAATGCTTGCCGCCACTGCAGCAGGACTTGTCCAGCCAGGAACTGCGCACGCGCATGGCGCTGGCTGCGCTCAAGGCCGGGCTGGCGTTTTCCAACACCAAAACCGCGCTGGCGCATTCGATTTCCTACGAGATGACCTTGCGCCACGGTTTGCCCCACGGCATCGCCTGCTCCTTCACTCTGCCGTTGGTGCTGGGTCTGGCCTGGGGACATGACGCCACCCGTGATCGCACGTTGCAACGCGTCTTCGGCACAGACCTGGCCAAGGCCCAGCAGCAGTTGCGCGAGTTTCTCCACCTGCTCGGAGTGAAGACCGAGTTTGCCGACTACGGCGTCTGCGCCAAGGATGCCGAAGACATCATTCATCTTGCGATGCAGGGCGCACGCGGCAAGAACTTCATCGGTTCCCAAGCCGCCTGA
- the phnE gene encoding phosphonate ABC transporter, permease protein PhnE: MQAQNYQWVGDRPRGPRSWLTTAGIVLIVLWTLNWSAQGAQLSLGELAAGLPQIGDFLSRTFPPDLSILPRLVAPAIETLQIAIWGTLLGVLLAIPLSFLAARNLSRNRWVFHTTRQALNFTRSINELILALIFVSAVGLGPFPGVLALALHGLGMLGKFFAESIEEIDQGPIEALQATGARPLQVIVFGVLPQVITAWIAVILYRFEVNLRSATVLGMVGAGGLGFELVSSLKLFKYQETATCIIVITFMVIVADAISSRLRAAIQSGSAH, translated from the coding sequence ATGCAAGCGCAAAACTATCAGTGGGTCGGCGACCGTCCCCGTGGCCCGCGCAGTTGGCTGACCACCGCCGGCATCGTCCTGATCGTGCTGTGGACGCTGAACTGGAGTGCCCAGGGCGCGCAACTGAGCCTCGGCGAACTGGCGGCGGGATTGCCGCAGATTGGGGATTTTCTCTCGCGCACCTTTCCACCCGATCTGAGCATTCTGCCGCGTCTGGTGGCACCGGCCATCGAAACCCTGCAGATCGCCATTTGGGGCACCCTGCTCGGCGTGTTGCTGGCGATTCCGCTGTCGTTTCTCGCGGCGCGCAACTTGAGCCGCAATCGCTGGGTGTTTCACACCACGCGTCAGGCGCTGAACTTCACCCGCAGCATCAACGAACTGATCCTCGCCCTGATCTTCGTCTCGGCCGTCGGCCTCGGTCCGTTTCCCGGTGTGCTGGCGCTGGCGCTGCATGGTCTGGGCATGCTCGGCAAGTTCTTCGCCGAGAGCATCGAAGAGATCGATCAAGGCCCGATTGAAGCGCTGCAAGCGACCGGGGCGCGACCGTTGCAAGTGATCGTATTTGGCGTTCTGCCGCAGGTGATCACGGCGTGGATTGCGGTGATTCTGTACCGCTTCGAGGTCAACCTGCGCTCGGCCACCGTACTTGGGATGGTCGGTGCCGGCGGCTTGGGATTCGAGTTGGTGAGCAGTCTCAAGCTGTTCAAATATCAGGAAACCGCGACCTGCATCATCGTCATCACCTTCATGGTAATCGTCGCCGACGCAATCTCCAGCCGACTGCGCGCGGCGATCCAGAGCGGTTCGGCGCACTGA
- the phnC gene encoding phosphonate ABC transporter ATP-binding protein, whose product MISIRQLTKHYGSNPVLRGIDLEVAAGEFVVVLGQSGAGKSTLLRCINRLARADSGTLNVAGIDALACPDTTVLRREVAMIFQHHNVVPRLSVLKNVLTGRLGSVGTLTSILQLFRRDDVALAMQCLERVELAHKASERTDSLSGGQKQRVGIARALTQRPQVILADEPIASLDPKTARLVLQYLRDATRELGITVLCNLHQVEYAREFGDRVVGLAHGSLVFDGKASSMTEADLARIYPGQSAQACADVPTPTLTYRTASRA is encoded by the coding sequence ATGATCAGCATCCGCCAACTGACCAAACACTACGGCAGCAACCCGGTATTACGTGGCATTGACCTTGAAGTCGCTGCCGGCGAATTCGTCGTTGTGCTCGGGCAGTCGGGCGCCGGTAAATCGACCTTGCTGCGTTGCATCAATCGTCTGGCCCGGGCCGACAGTGGCACGCTCAACGTGGCGGGCATCGATGCACTCGCCTGCCCTGACACCACGGTTTTGCGTCGCGAAGTGGCGATGATCTTTCAGCACCACAACGTCGTGCCGCGCCTGAGCGTGCTGAAGAATGTGCTGACCGGTCGCCTCGGCTCCGTCGGTACGCTCACTTCGATTTTGCAACTGTTCCGGCGTGACGATGTGGCGCTGGCAATGCAGTGCCTGGAACGCGTCGAACTGGCGCACAAGGCCAGCGAGCGCACCGATTCATTGTCTGGCGGGCAGAAGCAGCGCGTCGGCATTGCCCGCGCCTTGACGCAACGACCGCAGGTGATTCTGGCCGATGAACCGATCGCCAGCCTCGACCCGAAAACCGCGCGACTGGTCTTGCAGTACCTGCGCGATGCCACTCGCGAGCTAGGCATCACCGTACTGTGCAATCTGCATCAGGTCGAATACGCCCGCGAGTTTGGCGACCGCGTGGTCGGCCTCGCCCATGGCAGTCTGGTGTTCGATGGCAAAGCCTCAAGCATGACCGAAGCCGATCTGGCGCGAATCTACCCGGGACAATCAGCGCAAGCCTGCGCAGACGTGCCGACGCCCACCCTGACCTATCGAACCGCCTCGAGGGCCTGA
- the phnD gene encoding phosphonate ABC transporter substrate-binding protein: MKTIKQFLRAASLTALALSASQVWAKDKLTIGLIPSEDSQAMIESSKQVLDALQSQIGMPVVPFVATDYNGIIEALRSGKLDVAYLGPFSYVLATSVADVEAFSVAVTKKTGQSAYKSVILARKDSGIHTLADLKGRTFAFVDPSSASGHLFPKAGLEQAGFAPDTLFKRVIFSGSHDASILAVENKKVDAAAVADRIFASAVAKNVVKQDDFEVVWSSKPIPESPMVWRKALDPELKQKVAAALASIKDVPWGDQGVLNGFQPTTDASYDVVRETAKVLDLDLRSMK; this comes from the coding sequence ATGAAAACAATCAAACAGTTTCTGCGTGCCGCCAGCCTCACCGCTCTTGCCCTGAGCGCCAGCCAGGTCTGGGCCAAAGACAAACTGACCATTGGCCTGATTCCGTCCGAAGACTCCCAGGCGATGATCGAATCGAGCAAGCAAGTGCTCGACGCCCTGCAAAGCCAGATCGGCATGCCGGTGGTGCCGTTCGTGGCTACCGACTACAACGGCATCATCGAAGCGCTGCGCTCGGGCAAACTCGACGTCGCCTATCTCGGGCCGTTCTCCTATGTGTTGGCAACCTCGGTGGCGGATGTCGAAGCGTTCTCCGTGGCAGTCACCAAGAAGACCGGACAGAGTGCTTACAAAAGCGTGATTCTGGCGCGCAAGGACAGCGGCATTCACACCCTTGCCGACCTCAAGGGCCGCACGTTCGCCTTCGTCGATCCAAGCTCGGCGTCCGGACATCTGTTCCCCAAGGCCGGTCTTGAGCAGGCCGGTTTTGCCCCGGACACGCTGTTCAAACGGGTGATTTTCTCCGGATCCCACGACGCCAGCATCCTCGCGGTCGAGAATAAAAAGGTCGATGCCGCCGCAGTGGCCGACCGCATCTTCGCCAGCGCCGTGGCCAAGAACGTGGTGAAGCAGGATGACTTCGAGGTGGTCTGGAGTTCGAAGCCGATTCCCGAGTCGCCAATGGTCTGGCGCAAGGCGCTCGATCCGGAACTGAAGCAGAAAGTCGCAGCGGCCCTCGCCTCGATCAAGGATGTGCCCTGGGGCGATCAGGGCGTGCTCAATGGCTTCCAGCCGACCACCGACGCGTCTTATGACGTGGTGCGCGAAACCGCCAAGGTCCTCGATCTGGATTTGCGGAGCATGAAATGA
- a CDS encoding LysR substrate-binding domain-containing protein has translation MSSAKLRAFLAVARHGSFSAGARATGLSQPTLTTQVQSLERQHNVELFHRRGRRIELSDVGRQLLPIAQRIALLELEAHNLLRDSGRLDSGQLKVGAVGPFHVIEMVDSYLQQHPNIDVSIRVGNSAQVLSDLENYVTDIAVLAGRQDDPALCAVSYARHAIILFAHHEHPLANRGSVRIEELEGQRLLQREPGSTTRLVLEQALNAAQVKPRIAMEIGSREALREAVVRGLGLGVVSEAEFIADPNIRTIRIEGEELFTETYLYCLAERRSSRLISSFFDAALA, from the coding sequence ATGTCCAGCGCCAAACTTCGCGCCTTTCTCGCCGTCGCTCGCCATGGCAGTTTCAGCGCCGGTGCCAGAGCCACGGGCTTGAGCCAGCCGACCTTGACCACCCAGGTGCAAAGCCTGGAGCGCCAACACAATGTCGAACTGTTCCATCGGCGCGGGCGGCGCATTGAACTGTCCGACGTCGGACGGCAGTTGCTGCCGATCGCCCAGCGTATCGCCTTGCTGGAACTGGAGGCGCACAACTTGCTGCGTGATTCCGGACGACTCGACAGCGGCCAGCTCAAGGTCGGCGCGGTGGGGCCGTTTCATGTAATCGAAATGGTCGACAGTTACCTGCAACAGCATCCGAACATCGACGTGTCGATTCGCGTCGGCAACTCGGCGCAGGTGTTGTCGGACCTGGAAAACTACGTGACCGACATCGCCGTGCTGGCCGGGCGTCAGGATGATCCGGCGCTGTGTGCGGTAAGTTATGCGCGGCACGCGATCATTCTGTTCGCGCATCATGAGCATCCGCTGGCCAATCGTGGCAGCGTGCGGATCGAAGAGCTGGAAGGGCAACGGCTGCTGCAACGCGAGCCCGGTTCGACCACGCGGCTGGTGCTGGAGCAGGCGCTGAATGCGGCGCAGGTCAAACCGCGCATCGCCATGGAGATCGGCAGCCGCGAGGCCTTGCGTGAAGCGGTGGTGCGCGGGCTGGGATTGGGCGTGGTCTCGGAGGCGGAGTTCATTGCCGACCCGAACATCCGCACGATCCGCATTGAGGGCGAAGAACTTTTTACCGAGACCTATTTGTACTGTCTGGCCGAGCGGCGCTCCAGTCGGCTCATCTCGTCGTTTTTCGATGCGGCGCTTGCCTGA
- a CDS encoding ParD-like family protein: protein MGIVKISEDMHENLRISSNALSRSINAQAEHWMRIGMLAELHPNLDHSAICRLLIRAEQNGGLDLQQLTQEAVSA, encoded by the coding sequence ATGGGCATCGTAAAGATTTCAGAGGACATGCACGAGAACCTGCGTATCTCCAGCAACGCCCTCAGCCGCTCGATCAACGCGCAGGCCGAGCACTGGATGCGCATCGGCATGCTCGCCGAGCTGCATCCCAACCTCGACCACAGCGCCATTTGCCGCTTGCTGATCCGCGCCGAACAGAACGGCGGGCTGGATCTGCAACAACTGACTCAGGAAGCCGTCAGCGCATGA